A genomic region of Thermodesulfobium narugense DSM 14796 contains the following coding sequences:
- the pyrH gene encoding UMP kinase, producing MSSRRVLLKLSGEALMGKKGYGLDSEVLTDLARQIYNVSNEDIQIAIVVGGGNIFRGLSGVALGMDRATADHMGMLATVINALALQDALERRGVQTRVQTAIEIREVAEPYIRRRAIRHLEKGRVVIFAAGTGSPYFTTDTAAALRAAEIGADVIFKATSVDGVYNADPKLNPGAVKFDKLKYMDVLKEGLSVMDTTAISMCMDNKIPIVVFSLLEPGNIEKALKGEKVGTLVY from the coding sequence ATGAGTTCTAGAAGAGTTTTATTGAAATTAAGCGGTGAAGCGCTAATGGGTAAAAAGGGATACGGCCTTGATTCTGAAGTCTTGACCGATTTGGCAAGGCAAATTTATAACGTCTCTAATGAGGATATACAAATTGCTATAGTTGTGGGAGGGGGGAATATTTTTAGAGGGTTATCGGGAGTAGCTCTTGGTATGGATAGAGCTACGGCAGATCATATGGGAATGCTTGCTACTGTAATTAATGCGCTTGCTCTGCAGGATGCTCTTGAGAGAAGAGGGGTTCAAACCAGAGTACAGACTGCAATTGAGATAAGAGAAGTAGCGGAGCCGTATATTAGGCGTAGAGCTATAAGGCATTTAGAAAAAGGTAGAGTAGTAATATTTGCAGCTGGGACAGGAAGTCCTTATTTTACTACTGATACTGCAGCTGCATTAAGGGCAGCAGAGATTGGCGCTGATGTTATTTTTAAAGCTACGTCTGTTGATGGCGTTTATAATGCTGATCCCAAGCTAAATCCTGGTGCTGTAAAGTTTGATAAACTAAAATATATGGATGTGCTTAAAGAAGGTCTTTCTGTAATGGACACTACTGCAATATCTATGTGTATGGATAATAAAATACCTATAGTGGTGTTTAGTTTGCTTGAACCTGGCAATATAGAAAAAGCTCTAAAGGGAGAAAAGGTAGGCACGCTAGTTTATTAG